The segment CTTCCCAACTCgtaaatacgaacttcccagTAGGACTCGATGCTCATATCCATACCTTAAAGATCTGTTGATCTTTTACACGAAGCTCTATGTGTTTGCTCTCGATGTTACACTTGATCTCTTTGGCTGAAGTTCCAGGAGGAACATTGACTTCGATGAAAACCTCCTCCATAGTCTGATACCAGGAGCCCCAAGCGGTTTCACACGGGATCACGCCACTCCTCTCCTCGAAGTGCACTGACATACTGCTCGTCTCAGAGGCCTCTCATGAAAACAAACATCAGTCGCAATAACAGTGCAGAAGCTGGATATATTTCTCATACATTCTGGCAATATCTCTCAGTGTCTTCTTCTGCAGCGGAACGCTGTGGCAGCACTGATCAAGTGCGACATCTAGTGTATGGGAGAGGAGGTAAACAAATATGTTGGGAATAATAGAGACAGTCGGTCTTTCTcgcaaaataatgtttattttttgtgtatgtgtttaaatataaaggcttatgtatttatgttgaTATTACTTTATTGTTTATGTGcatttataacactttataTTGCTCTggcaataaatatatttaaataatggtTAGGAAAAGCAAAATagactatatatataaacaaagtccctaaaggaacactccacttttatttgaaaataggctcaactcccctagagttaaacagttgagttttaccgtttttgattcattcagccgatctccaggtctggcggtaccacttttagcatagcttagcatagttcattaaATCtaattagaccgttagcatctcgctcaaaaatgaccaaagagttttgatatttttcctatttaaaacttgactcttctgaagttacatcgtgtactaagaccgacggaagtTGCGATTTTTAaagccgatatggctaggaactatactctcgttccggcgtaataatcaaggagcTTTGCTGCCATACCATGAGTGCAGCAGgcacaatgatattacgcagcgcatagaaaattgcaacttttcattttctgtcggtcttagtacatgatgtaactacagaagagtcaagttttaaatgggaaaaatattgaaactctttggtcatttttgagcgagatgctaacggtctaatcagattcaatcaactatgctaagctatgctaaatgTGGTACCGCCAGatccggagatcggctgaatggggaaacatcaaattctccaaagctgtttgtcAAGCTTTCGAttcaatttcatatttgaaatcaccaatgaaatctgactaCAACTGTCTCATACATTTTGTTTATAAACgttcaaatcatgacaaaaaaactgtatttttcaggctggatcaagctaatgcgcatacGCAGTCCTAAATGTGCGTCTCTTGTGTCCAACTTTGGAGgcacgcgtctgactgtttctatagaaaccggagcttctaacggccgctgcagtgacacgatgactttaccaatcggtgattggctcttatttagaaggcgggacttattccgccatttTGCACGTTGCACTTTCTCAAAAACAATTTGAGTGatgtgtcttgtgttattctatagtctttgatataaAGAACTGCAACGCGCAATTTGGCGGAAtacgtcccgccttctaagtaaaagagccaatcgctgattgataaagtcattgcgtcactgcagctgcctttagaaacctgagactcccGCTTAGGACTGCACCAGGGTGTGCCTCATACATCCTGAAAAGGAAGCAGCGGCtatttgatcgccccctggtggctggatgcagtacaggtcataaacctcGCCCTCTCCATTCAAACGAATGGGACTTGagtcaaaacataaaaataaattatgcttcaaataaaattttccgaaagatggttttggtcatttaaggtagctgttatcacgctgatatatattcaattgttcgtttctgtgataagtttgattttagctagcaatttgatgctatagaaacggggcgtgtcgtcatgattgacagttgtgattgacagcttctctgaggactgtcggagcttcgaggggagattgaacatataactaactattaattttcaatttcattgttatttcacaccgacaaaatgatttgttcagcagtaaactgtactgaCCGACCTACatgatctgacggatcactgaactcTTTTCGGTAACGTTAAATGtggctaattaataaatgttaaataatgtaaaataataattagcaggacaaaactaatgatagcttacTCTAATTAATTATAGAGCACTGGCTACAGCAGTCGATCTCCTGAAACGTTagttcaactttatttaaaatggcaggaccgtttctgacattttagagtttagtgacatattatattgagtttatctacCGAATTTTtgagtttcaaaaatattattgctctagaaacagaatagcttattattttataggtagaattttaaattgtgtataattatatagcctatttaaaatacatcagtgatgacgcagtcgtctgggcggaagtttgataccgcgactccgcctccggctccactgacgattccttctgcgcatgcccaggctccaaactgaCGTTTTTGCGTAACATGTCAACGCCCATCGTCGTACGTTTTACATTCAGTTCAtcacaatggaaggaagcggcgtcgcggcgtccatctttttttacagtctatggactGCATGTGCGCATTGGCttgtctagcctgaaaaataagctttttaacgctatttgagcataagaaacaacatttatgggtcagttcatgtcagatttagttgctgatttcaaatatgtaatttaattgtgagttcaccaagcagtttttgagattttaggattcccccattcaaatagatattTGGTCTTGGATGGCCGTAATAGCTGCCCGGAGGCCggaggcgttgcaaatatggccgccgagtgaacagactttccttgaaagggactttggggAAAGTCAGGGCAACTGCAGTGCGTTTTGTAAGaagtttgagcttcacaaaacgGAACAAGAAGTTTGCTAGTTGAACTACTCTTTAACCTGTTGCTAAAAAAGCAAGAGGATTTTCCTGATCCCTTAATTTGATTATCCTCTCAGCTTCACATCCAGCCCTCCATTTACTGCCAGTCATACATACAAGACAGTGCTTCAGTTTATTTGTAAGGCATTCTTGCATGCTATAAATTagattattatgatttttaaacattgACAGGtgaatttacttatttttgccACAGAAATGGCTTTTCTTTTGGCATTGTTATGTCTTACAAGGTGAGTTTATGGACTAAGCAATGTGTACTTTAATGGTTTATTTAGGTATAAATTCACTGACTTTCTTTCCACTTAGTGTTGCAAATGTAATAGGAAAGCAAAAGATAAATTCTGAAAATATAACACGGATTCTAGACGGACTTCTTGAGGGCTATGACAATCGACTGCGGCCAGGATCTGGAGGTAAGCATAGGCCTCACGGCATtgaaataatgtaatattaagATTTTCTAAACTGGGTCAAAGACATTTAGATGTCCACATcaataaaaagtgattttatatatatattttatatacattaaatgcaagtaaaacatctacttttaaggtttcaaataaattctgggagaataaaatgtcaaaatgtgggTGAAATAATGTTCCATTTTCATTCAGTGTAACAATTTTATTTATGCAAAAATGTAACATACTTATTCTGACCTGTAcggattaaaatatataaaagaataagtGAGCATACaaaattttattgcattttaaatgagtaaaaaattATTGCTGACCAATTTAAGTTTTGCTCagaacattaaattaaacattctGATGTATTGACTAAAAATTCAAAGCTGTATTACACTTATTGTTTTGATGCTTGAAAACCCTACTATGACATTTGACatcatgtatttttatttactttgtgACAGAGTCACATTTTTGCATGTATTAACTTCACAGTCTCTGTAACTGAGGTCAAAACGGACATATTTGTAACAAGTTTTGGACCAGTATCTGATGTTAATATGGTAAGAAAagactttattttgttgttttatttatgtacaaattCCACATCACTGGCAAACCTTAGTTATAATGCTTCCGGTCCTGTGGCTAAAGTAGATAATAAGCTGAATGTCTTAGTCTCTCTCGGTTCGTAGTAATATCAGTATGTCAAGCCTCTCCAACGATATGAATTCATATTGGTTGTAACTAAAAACAGAACATGATTCAAAGAAAGAAATTGTTCTCTCCCTCAGGAGTACACTATGGATATGTTTTTCCGCCAAATGTGGGTTGATGAGAGGTTGGCCTTTCAGGGGCCCATTGAAATACTGCCTTTGAACAACCGCATGGTGGACAAGATCTGGACACCTGACACGTTTTTTCGCAATGCAAGGAAATCACTTGCACACAACACGACGACTCCTAACAAGCTGTTCCGGATCATGCAAAATGGAACGGTCTTTTACACCATGAGGTAAAATGATCAGATGAGTTCTGAGTAACACTTGAAAAACTGGCTAGAGTTTCCATTTTAACAATATAGATCTTATATAATCTTAAATAAGATCTGATATAATTTGGGTAacctaataaatatttattttctctaTATTTTAGGTTAACTGTGAGTGCCGAATGTCCAATGGTGTTGATGGACTTTCCTATGGATGGGCACACATGTCCTCTCCTGTTTGGAAGCTGTAAGATCTATGCGTCCATGCATCCAACCATCCACAGCatctatccacccatccatccatccatccaaccatccatccatccatccatccaaccatccatccatccatccatccatccatccatccatccatccatccatccacccaaccatccatccatccatccatccatccatccaaccatccatccatccatccatccatccatccatccatccatccatccatccatccatccaaccatccatccatccatccatccatccaaccatccatccatccatccatccaaccatccatccatccatccatccatccatccatccatccatccatccatccatccatccatccacccaaccatccatccatccatccatccaaccatccatccatccatccatccatccatccatccatccaaccatccatccatccaaccatccatccatccatccatccatccaaccatccatccatccaaccatccatccatccatccatccatccatccacccaaccatccatccatccatccaaccatccatccatccatccatccgcccaaccatccatccaaccatccatccatccatccatgcatccatccatccatccatccacccaaccatccatccatccatccatccatccatccatccatgcatccatccatccatgcatccatccatccatccatgcatccatccacccaacatccatccatccatccatccatgcatgcatccatccatccatccatccatccatccatccatccatccatccacccaaccatccatccacccaaccatccatccatccatccaaccatccatccacccatccatccacccaaccatccatccatccatccatccatccatccatccatccatccaaccatccatgcatccatccaaccatccatccatccatctatccatccatccatgcatccatccatccatccaaccatccatccatccatccatgcatccatccatccatccatgcatccatccatccatccatccatgcatccatccaaccatccatccatccatgcatccatccatccatccatccatccatccatccaaccatccatccatccatgcatccatccaaccatccatccaaccatcatccatccatccatccatccaaccatccatccatccatccatccatccatccatgcatccatccatccatgcatccatccatgcatccatccacagccatccatgcatccatccatccatccatccatccatccatccacccaaccatccatccatccaaccatccatccatccatgcatccatccatccatccatccatccatgcatccatccatccatccacccaaccatccatccatccatccatgcatccatccatccatccacccaaccatccatccatccatccatccatccatgcatccatccatccatccatccaaccatccatccatccatccatgcatccatccatccatccatccatccatccatccatccacagccatccatgcatccatccatccatccatccacagccatccatgcatccatccatccatctaaccatccatccatccacccaaccatccatccatccacccaaccatccatccatccatccaaccatccacagccatccatgcatccatccatccatctaaccatccatccatccacccaaccatccatccatccacccaaccatccatccatccatccaaccatccacagccatccatgcatccatccatccatctaaccatccatccatctagccattcatccatccatccatccacagccatccatgcatccatccatccatctaaccatccatccatctagccattcatccatccatccatccacagcTATCCAtgtatctatccatccatccatccattgccATCcagtcatccatccatccatccatccatctaatcatccatccatccattcatccatctagccaaacatccatccatccatagcatctatccatccacagctatccatgcatccatccatccatccatccacagcCATCCACAGTCATCCAttcatccaaccatccatcgccatccatccattaatccatccatccatcaatgcacatccatccatccatccatagcCATTCATCtgcccatccatccatgcatccattcatccatccatccattcatctatccatccatgcatccatctatccatccatccatgcatccatccatccatccattcatccaaccatccatcgccatccatccattaatccatccatccatcaatgcacatccatccatccatccatagcCATTCATctgcccatccatccattcatccaaccatccatcgccatccatccattaatccatccatccatcaatgcacatccatccatccatccatagcCATTCATCtgcccatccatccatgcatccattcatccatccatccattcatctatccatccatgcatccatccatccatccatccacatcaatccatccatccaaccaaccacAGCCATCCACagccaaccatccatccatccatctatccacattcaaccatccatccatgcatccatccatccatcaccatcaatccatccatccatccatagcCATTCATCCacagccatccatccatccatccatccatccatccatccatcaatgcacatccatccatccacccaccatTTTTCAACTGCTTTCTCTTACACCTTCAGATGCTTACACTAATCGTGAAATTGTCTACACATGGAGGAAGGGTCTTCAGGCATCTGTAGATTTTCCTCCAGAATCGTCAAGCTTACTTCAGTACGATCTTGTGGGCCAGACCTTGTTCACTGAAACATATAAATTCAGTACAGGTATGTTTTTAGTTATTGCTTGATTTTATCAGAATATTACAGATGTAGCACATCAAATGTCTTGTACTATTACTACGGTGAATGACTTATCTAATTGTGTGTGTTAAGAGCTACAAGTCAGGCTGATCCCCGGGCAGCTTTCCCTCTGACAGGCAATCTAAGATGCTTAGCTGATCAGGCCTAATTCATGATGTCTGCTTTTAAAAATAGCTGCGTTGCTATAAGCCTGTTCTAGGCTCTGATCATGTACCGAGAATGACCAGGGTCGCAGTAATGAGAAAGGCAAAAGGCAGGGACCACCTGCTGGGTACCCATCAAATCTGTGGAAATGGATCAGGCACCTAAAAGAAAGGATTGTGCCCCCAAAGTTTACCTCTTACCTTCTGACTTTGCCTTTTCTTGTAATTAAGGACAGAAAGTAAATGTTTTGGAAACCAGTTCGGCCAAATGGCCCCGATCAGAGCATCATATGGATGTGTGCAGGCTGCTGTATTTGCATAATTTGTCTTCTTCGATGTCCTCTTGGCACCGTCTAGGTCTGTATTCTGTCCAGGTTGTCCATTTCTATCTTCAGAGAAAGCTTGGCTACCATCTTATCCAAACGTACATCCCTTTGATTATGGTGGTTGTGCTGTCACAAGTCGCGTTCTGGATCAACAAGGAGTCTGTTCCGGCTCGAACAGTGGCTGGTACGAGTGTGTCTCGTTTTTTAAATGGGAGTATTAAAATGACATTGAACATCAAGTCTTTTATGGTCAGAAAGGCTGCAtctatttgataaaaaaatacagcaaaaaacaataatattttgaaatgatattacaataaaacagaactgttttctatgtgattATAttgtcaaatgtaatttattcctgtgatcaaagctgaattttcagcatcattactccagtcttcagtgtcacatgatccttcagaaatcattctgatatgatgatttgatgctcaagaaacatttatgattattatcaatgttgaaaacagaatGATGAATTACAAAATGTACTCTATAACAGAGTACACCGCAAAACAGCATAATGCAATGCGCTTGACTTGACCTTTCATTTTCAGAATGATGAATGAACTGGAAGTAATATCAGCCTCATCTTATGTCTGTTTCTTGACTCTTTATTTGACCGTACTGCCAAATGTTGCATTTATATTTCtccattgtttttaattagaTAGTCattcgcaatgcttcatggAATTAGAGTTAGTGCACacagtagggatgcaccgatatgaaaattttgacCGATatgataaccgataattctttatatttaaaagcAGATAACCGATAAATtagccgataaatctaaatccaaatttttatgtaatttttgagagcctgattacaaaaacacaagtttcaccattaaaatccatgtcccaaacacacaattataatgttctcattataatattatgtagcttatatgacagacttgcgctGCACATGTTGAACTtgactgtattttcctttttgaagtgatttcaatcatatttcaagcaaaaccatcatggtgaacagtgcacatctgaagtgtctcatctgaaggaaataatccattatttatcggctttaatatatcggccaaattttcATATCGGACcgataacatttaaaaatgaacatatatctgccgataccgatatggtggccgatatatcgtcTAGTACCTTTatatttttgtcagattttcaaatagttttttgcttcaaatctaATTTTGCAATGTATTTCACCTTGTAGCTGGTTGAAATGGCTTATAACACTTTAACGAAGacttaaaatgtgaaaaatgaatgggaaaaataCCTCAGGAACCAGCGCCACTAAAAAGTGGTAACTACTAgtggtcttaaagggatagttcacccaaaatgaaaatttgatgtttatctgcttacccccagcacatccaagatgtaggtgagtttgtttcttcagtagaacacaaatgatgatttttaactccaaccgttgcggtctgtcagtcgtataatgcgtgtcaatgggaacttcgtctataagagtaaaaaaaaaacatgcacagacaaatccaaattaaaccctgcggctcgtgacgacacattgatgtactaagacacgaaacgatcggtttgtgcaagaaaccaaacagtatttatataattttttacctctaatacgcACTCTGTTgccggaagtgatgtctcgcactcattgacaTATAcacgcgagacatcacttccgtcatcagacctcacacaccggatgctcaaggtattagaggtaaaaaatgctaactactgtttggtttcttgcacaaaccgatcgtttcgtgtcttaggacatcaatgtgtcgtcacgagccgcagggtttaatttggatttgtctgtgcatgttttttttttactcttatagacgaagttcccattgacacgcattatacgactgacagaccgcaacggttggagttaaaaatcatcatttgtgttctactgaagaaacaaagtcacctacatcttggatgccctgggggtaagcagacaCAGTTTTGTTTCATCAACGTCTCATGCTTTATTTCTCATATTTGCATGAACTTCTTGTTCACATAGTCCCTTCTGACCTTCAGGAATCACCACTGTGCTCACCATGACGACTCTAAGCATCAGCGCCCGCTCCTCACTGCCCAAAGTCTCCTACGCCACTGCCATGGACTGGTTCATCGCCGTATGCTTTGCCTTCGTGGCGTCGGCCCTCGTTGAGTTTGCCGCGGTCAACTACTTTGCCACACTCGAGGCCAACAGGGAAAAACGCAGGCTCTCCAAGGGCTCCATTCTGGAGTCTGTAGCCCAGGGCAGCGACGACGAGCCGGAGACGGTAACTATCTGCTACGAGCCTCACGTAATTAACACTGTACTCTGGTCGGAGCTCCGATATGCACGACACGAGCACTGCTCTTCACAAACCACTGAACTGTGTCACTGTTATTGTGATGCTAAACGAGTGTCACTGCAGCTGCATACTTACGCCTCCCACAGGGGTGGTTAAATACCTCTAAAGTCATATTTAGCACGCATAACTAATCACAGCACATGGCTTAACCTTAACGTGTCCACAGCTGTGTTAAGAAGCGACTTTGATCAGGTGTTCAGTCGTCCGTGAGGAGTCATTCACCTGCTCTGCTCAGCTCTCGCAGCCATGTGTGAATTGTAGTTCTTATCTGTTTTGCTGAGTTAGATATGGTAATTCAACAGGCGTGTAACGTCTCCCGGGACTGCTCTCACACGGGGAGCTCATGGTTGGTGTTTTAAAAATAGCCTCCGTATTAAAACCGCGAGCCATGACTCTTATAATCTTTCACCTGTGCTGTGGATCCATTTGCTCCAGTTCTCTCTCTGGCTTAGAGACGAGGactgttaaaggggtcatgaactgcgttgttttattgttttataatgtttcctggggtgcacttataatgttagtatgctttttacatcaaaaattgtcataatttagaaataaaaggcatttttcctaaaaaccctctgatttgaacgctctgttttaaggggcgtgtctgctgtgagattCAGTGTAAACggccactgctgtgattggctgacatctttgcatatgaaatagccaagtattactctcttgaaaacttttagcatgtttttactattacaactctcaaggttaactaatcgtggaaagcattatatttagattgtgggatgaaaggttgcagtgatgaacattgtagtcgatcacagacatgttgttgagttcatgaaagcagtgatctcgtcaatttctgcacactaatgaatgctttcatcattaCTAACAGTGGAAACACGATGTAACTAATAGATtcgagtccagaactcagtcactgataaactcacgctgtttgattgacagctctagtgactgtaaagggagcgttatttgatcgctttctatatataatttaatcactgtttaaataacagattattttcatcctactaatgctgcgttcacaccgaacgcgtctggggcgttgatactagcccaccttctagctagcaaaagtcggccggcataaccgagttaaattgccgctacaggtttccaactgacgagattatgtgtttattcagaggatctgtgcagaaagagatgaaagcccctcccatgacgcgaattcgcgtctgaacacactttgtttagacgcgcgaattgagcgaattttacgcgcgtctgaagcgtctgacttaaaaatgttcaagcgtccaactagacgcgtctggcgcgaatttgacgccccagacgcgttcggtgtgaacgcagcataaccagattgtccgatttcttcgcttattctcttccaggcaaggtcctttttatttctgtctcgataaaaatataatgagacatcatagagctcagggtggccacacacacagcgacatctttgttctggtctccaccactgatcacatcataaacacgttactaccaaagcagagtccctgattggttaacgcgccgcgaatttacgccaaagttcagatttttcaactcgggcgtttgggcgtcagacgctcaattcgcgcgtcagccgcgtgaacgctcaattcgcgccgcgctattcgcgcgtcaacggccgattcgcgccgcgctagacgcttgattcgcgccgcaggacacctagacgcgcgtttacattgacttaacatgtaaatcagacgcctcagacgccccagacgcgttcggtgtgaacgcagcataagagaaacaaggtgaagttgagcgtttagtcactggtttgatttactgacacacaaagatcatctgactgtacatgaatcattaatatcagatcaggcattatgctgcgttcacaccgaacgcgtctggggcgtcaaattcgcgccagacgtgtctagttggacgcttgaacattttgaagtcagacgcttcggacgcgcgtaaaattcgctcaattcgcgcgtctaaacaaagtgtgttcagacgcgaattcgcgtcatgggaggggctttcaactctttctgcacagatcctctgaataaacacataatctcgtCAGATGGAAACCTGTAGCGGCAATTTAACTCGGTTATGCCGGCCGGATTTTGAAGGTGGGCTAgtatcaacggctaaaatcatgcaaaaagttttacaactaaccagattgtccgatttcttcgcttattcttttccaggcaaggtcctttttattcctgtctcgataaaaatataatgacacatcatagagctcagggtggcagcgacatctttgttctggtctccaccgctgatcacatcataaacacgttactaccaagcagagtccctgattggttaacgcgccgcgaatttacgcaaaagttcagatttttcaactcgggcgtttgggcgtcagacgctcaattcgcgcgtcagccgcgtgaacgctcaattcgcgccgcgccattcgcgcgtcaacggccgattcgcgccgcgctagacgcttgattcgcgccgcaggacacctagacgcgcgtttacattgacttaacttgtaaatcagacgcctcagacgccccagacgcgttcggtgtgaacgcagcattagaatgaacacagttactgacatgttgttgcattactgtcgagtccaaaTCGTAAAAGTCTGAAATGcaattgatttaccaaagaatccacagtgaaatgtaccgaatacaaataaataaagctcaactgagacattcacattgttgaaaataaataatcatattcctgcattaggatcctttgaaaggtaatgttattttagtcctgtaaagtcattaaattacgagaaaaaagttgttaaattgcgagaacaaattcgttaaattatgagaaaaatgtcgtttaaattttgagaaaaaagtcgagataaaatgttgagaataaagtcattaaattacgagaaaaaagtcgttaaattacgagaacaaattcgttaaattatgactttattctcaacattttatctcgacttttttctcgaaatttaatgacattaatcttgagatggttttatttttttattattgcttggccctaatcctc is part of the Megalobrama amblycephala isolate DHTTF-2021 linkage group LG23, ASM1881202v1, whole genome shotgun sequence genome and harbors:
- the gabra6a gene encoding gamma-aminobutyric acid receptor subunit alpha-6a isoform X1; translated protein: MCTLMVYLGINSLTFFPLSVANVIGKQKINSENITRILDGLLEGYDNRLRPGSGVSVTEVKTDIFVTSFGPVSDVNMEYTMDMFFRQMWVDERLAFQGPIEILPLNNRMVDKIWTPDTFFRNARKSLAHNTTTPNKLFRIMQNGTVFYTMRLTVSAECPMVLMDFPMDGHTCPLLFGSYAYTNREIVYTWRKGLQASVDFPPESSSLLQYDLVGQTLFTETYKFSTGLYSVQVVHFYLQRKLGYHLIQTYIPLIMVVVLSQVAFWINKESVPARTVAGITTVLTMTTLSISARSSLPKVSYATAMDWFIAVCFAFVASALVEFAAVNYFATLEANREKRRLSKGSILESVAQGSDDEPETPPPDGYSRRRRADSVFEQPRTRVPIFLQGSAVPPNMMLAGTSAIDTYARILFPLAFGIFNLVYWYIYLSKDTLEKPRKME
- the gabra6a gene encoding gamma-aminobutyric acid receptor subunit alpha-6a isoform X3, encoding MTIDCGQDLESHIFACINFTVSVTEVKTDIFVTSFGPVSDVNMEYTMDMFFRQMWVDERLAFQGPIEILPLNNRMVDKIWTPDTFFRNARKSLAHNTTTPNKLFRIMQNGTVFYTMRLTVSAECPMVLMDFPMDGHTCPLLFGSYAYTNREIVYTWRKGLQASVDFPPESSSLLQYDLVGQTLFTETYKFSTGLYSVQVVHFYLQRKLGYHLIQTYIPLIMVVVLSQVAFWINKESVPARTVAGITTVLTMTTLSISARSSLPKVSYATAMDWFIAVCFAFVASALVEFAAVNYFATLEANREKRRLSKGSILESVAQGSDDEPETPPPDGYSRRRRADSVFEQPRTRVPIFLQGSAVPPNMMLAGTSAIDTYARILFPLAFGIFNLVYWYIYLSKDTLEKPRKME
- the gabra6a gene encoding gamma-aminobutyric acid receptor subunit alpha-6a isoform X2 encodes the protein MAFLLALLCLTSVANVIGKQKINSENITRILDGLLEGYDNRLRPGSGVSVTEVKTDIFVTSFGPVSDVNMEYTMDMFFRQMWVDERLAFQGPIEILPLNNRMVDKIWTPDTFFRNARKSLAHNTTTPNKLFRIMQNGTVFYTMRLTVSAECPMVLMDFPMDGHTCPLLFGSYAYTNREIVYTWRKGLQASVDFPPESSSLLQYDLVGQTLFTETYKFSTGLYSVQVVHFYLQRKLGYHLIQTYIPLIMVVVLSQVAFWINKESVPARTVAGITTVLTMTTLSISARSSLPKVSYATAMDWFIAVCFAFVASALVEFAAVNYFATLEANREKRRLSKGSILESVAQGSDDEPETPPPDGYSRRRRADSVFEQPRTRVPIFLQGSAVPPNMMLAGTSAIDTYARILFPLAFGIFNLVYWYIYLSKDTLEKPRKME